From Mya arenaria isolate MELC-2E11 chromosome 1, ASM2691426v1, a single genomic window includes:
- the LOC128228533 gene encoding uncharacterized protein LOC128228533 isoform X1, which produces MYTPYPDDVRFKLVPSTMAVFNSDESKNWLKQWMAVFITREGILPSVKAVSESMHTDILTKASNLQIATCTQDHGRITDNSPLHYPFHRLIRDEIKAIHKRIPSWRNSPTDTWYDTPFAISKLFMQASGYDDKTNFQDTDFNGIAAFVCNSGKFTQNVERISNEARKAVNKIRHTPNMLSNELTNQATHDCIAKLSALLNEQVFRGVPQVLRARKKLDELKTNFPDLNKELCKYIIDEVVSKGIQDISDLVTDEETQCRQDFDKRRADMETISNLFMSSITTQSECAIYDIRQTLDNSLKNLTMYIGNAKTVLKTTTEQAKRDVKEASEVGRHKLEMTTKELRRDLVRISDCTNLKLEEAASANKHTLEETTLVAQVQLEDTTMDGRKELVETPVAGKRELIETVIGGQRRLQQMLEEGLDGFIQTLKPQDEYDQAKAMSELRKHLSKHYERTAGQMKIRMEIDAAIEDIYEKPKLVFKIKTDQSENVVDVEISDINQMFMCGEGSLVKTIFVEGEAGSGKNQFVQKYSSTLE; this is translated from the exons ATGTACACACCATACCCGG ATGACGTTCGATTCAAATTAGTCCCCAGCACGATGGCAGTGTTTAATTCCGATGAGTCTAAAAATTGGCTTAAACAGTGGATGGCCGTCTTCATTACGAGAGAAGGTATCCTCCCATCAGTCAAGGCAGTGTCTGAAAGCATGCACACTGATATTCTTACAAAAGCATCAAATTTGCAAATtgcaacctgtacacaggaccACGGACGAATAACTGATAATTCGCCGTTACATTACCCTTTTCACAGACTAATACGTGATGAAATCAAAGCCATTCACAAAAGAATTCCGTCTTGGAGGAACTCGCCGACAGATACTTGGTATGACACACCGTTTGCCATTTCGAAGCTATTCATGCAAGCCTCAGGGTATGACGACAAAACCAACTTTCAGGACACAGACTTCAATGGAATAGCAGCCTTCGTGTGTAACAGCGGTAAATTCACTCAAAACGTGGAGAGAATTTCTAATGAG GCTAGAAAAGCTGTAAACAAAATTCGCCACACGCCAAACATGCTCTCAAATGAACTGACTAACCAGGCCACACATGATTGCATAGCTAAGCTGTCTGCCCTGTTGAACGAACAAGTTTTTCGTGGAGTGCCACAGGTACTGAGAGCAAGGAAAAAACTGGATGAG CTGAAGACAAACTTTCCAGATCTAAATAAGGAATTGTGTAAATACATAATAGATGAAGTTGTTTCAAAAGGCATTCAAGACATAAGCGATCTAGTGACCGATGAAGAGACTCAATGCAGACAAGACTTTGACAAAAGAAGAGCGGATATGGAAACAATTAGCAATCTTTTTATGTCAAGTATTACAACACAGAGTGAATGTGCTATTTACGACATCAGGCAAACACTGGACAATTCTCTCAAAAACTTAACTATGTATATAGGCAATGCTAAAACAGTTCTGAAAACTACCACTGAGCAAGCAAAGCGAGACGTTAAAGAGGCTTCCGAGGTAGGACGACACAAACTTGAAATGACAACAAAGGAATTAAGACGCGACCTCGTGAGAATAAGTGATTGCACTAATCTGAAACTTGAAGAAGCGGCTTCAGCCAACAAACACACTCTCGAAGAAACTACCTTAGTAGCTCAAGTACAACTTGAAGACACCACTATGGACGGAAGAAAAGAACTCGTTGAAACGCCTGTTGCGGGAAAACGGGAGCTCATAGAAACGGTTATAGGTGGACAAAGACGTCTTCAACAAATGCTTGAGGAGGGGTTGGATGGTTTTATACAAACGCTCAAGCCACAAGATGAGTATGATCAAGCCAAGGCAATGTCAG aGTTGCGAAAACATCTTTCAAAGCATTATGAAAGAACGGCTGGACAAATGAAAATTCGGATGGAAATCGACGCAGCTATAGAAGATATATATGAGAAGCCTAAActtgtattcaaaatcaaaacagaccagagtgaaaatgtagttgaCGTTGAAATTTCTGAcataaatcaaatgtttatgtGCGGAGAAGGCTCGTTGGTTAAAACTATATTCGTAGAGGGTGAAGCTGGTTCTGGAAAAAACCAGTTTGTGCAAAAATATAGTTCGACACTGgagtaa
- the LOC128228533 gene encoding uncharacterized protein LOC128228533 isoform X2, producing the protein MAVFNSDESKNWLKQWMAVFITREGILPSVKAVSESMHTDILTKASNLQIATCTQDHGRITDNSPLHYPFHRLIRDEIKAIHKRIPSWRNSPTDTWYDTPFAISKLFMQASGYDDKTNFQDTDFNGIAAFVCNSGKFTQNVERISNEARKAVNKIRHTPNMLSNELTNQATHDCIAKLSALLNEQVFRGVPQVLRARKKLDELKTNFPDLNKELCKYIIDEVVSKGIQDISDLVTDEETQCRQDFDKRRADMETISNLFMSSITTQSECAIYDIRQTLDNSLKNLTMYIGNAKTVLKTTTEQAKRDVKEASEVGRHKLEMTTKELRRDLVRISDCTNLKLEEAASANKHTLEETTLVAQVQLEDTTMDGRKELVETPVAGKRELIETVIGGQRRLQQMLEEGLDGFIQTLKPQDEYDQAKAMSELRKHLSKHYERTAGQMKIRMEIDAAIEDIYEKPKLVFKIKTDQSENVVDVEISDINQMFMCGEGSLVKTIFVEGEAGSGKNQFVQKYSSTLE; encoded by the exons ATGGCAGTGTTTAATTCCGATGAGTCTAAAAATTGGCTTAAACAGTGGATGGCCGTCTTCATTACGAGAGAAGGTATCCTCCCATCAGTCAAGGCAGTGTCTGAAAGCATGCACACTGATATTCTTACAAAAGCATCAAATTTGCAAATtgcaacctgtacacaggaccACGGACGAATAACTGATAATTCGCCGTTACATTACCCTTTTCACAGACTAATACGTGATGAAATCAAAGCCATTCACAAAAGAATTCCGTCTTGGAGGAACTCGCCGACAGATACTTGGTATGACACACCGTTTGCCATTTCGAAGCTATTCATGCAAGCCTCAGGGTATGACGACAAAACCAACTTTCAGGACACAGACTTCAATGGAATAGCAGCCTTCGTGTGTAACAGCGGTAAATTCACTCAAAACGTGGAGAGAATTTCTAATGAG GCTAGAAAAGCTGTAAACAAAATTCGCCACACGCCAAACATGCTCTCAAATGAACTGACTAACCAGGCCACACATGATTGCATAGCTAAGCTGTCTGCCCTGTTGAACGAACAAGTTTTTCGTGGAGTGCCACAGGTACTGAGAGCAAGGAAAAAACTGGATGAG CTGAAGACAAACTTTCCAGATCTAAATAAGGAATTGTGTAAATACATAATAGATGAAGTTGTTTCAAAAGGCATTCAAGACATAAGCGATCTAGTGACCGATGAAGAGACTCAATGCAGACAAGACTTTGACAAAAGAAGAGCGGATATGGAAACAATTAGCAATCTTTTTATGTCAAGTATTACAACACAGAGTGAATGTGCTATTTACGACATCAGGCAAACACTGGACAATTCTCTCAAAAACTTAACTATGTATATAGGCAATGCTAAAACAGTTCTGAAAACTACCACTGAGCAAGCAAAGCGAGACGTTAAAGAGGCTTCCGAGGTAGGACGACACAAACTTGAAATGACAACAAAGGAATTAAGACGCGACCTCGTGAGAATAAGTGATTGCACTAATCTGAAACTTGAAGAAGCGGCTTCAGCCAACAAACACACTCTCGAAGAAACTACCTTAGTAGCTCAAGTACAACTTGAAGACACCACTATGGACGGAAGAAAAGAACTCGTTGAAACGCCTGTTGCGGGAAAACGGGAGCTCATAGAAACGGTTATAGGTGGACAAAGACGTCTTCAACAAATGCTTGAGGAGGGGTTGGATGGTTTTATACAAACGCTCAAGCCACAAGATGAGTATGATCAAGCCAAGGCAATGTCAG aGTTGCGAAAACATCTTTCAAAGCATTATGAAAGAACGGCTGGACAAATGAAAATTCGGATGGAAATCGACGCAGCTATAGAAGATATATATGAGAAGCCTAAActtgtattcaaaatcaaaacagaccagagtgaaaatgtagttgaCGTTGAAATTTCTGAcataaatcaaatgtttatgtGCGGAGAAGGCTCGTTGGTTAAAACTATATTCGTAGAGGGTGAAGCTGGTTCTGGAAAAAACCAGTTTGTGCAAAAATATAGTTCGACACTGgagtaa
- the LOC128233042 gene encoding zinc finger protein 59-like, which yields MDVQVKIECNAKDTNLDFTPSQKCIDDPSYNCSDCSCVISSHSTLLDLSSHLKNVHSCNHVIMDCDEGVVIPIAAIMWADIEKLIQLKCNARCKSQNGDIKPFLTTVCDVHISQSNEKCQMEDQSNYFFDEKTLSNEKGVQNHNGTDQDRRKHSKVHEPEKKFECDICGCMFKAQNYLNGHRKRAHSNMIVGKDNSMIMQKGEVKGSKCAKEELPTDKSADIDDREQYDSDTDTEYFTKTGSSDILDLSNHNDMNESNTKTSSNAIVDVNDPTRVQNNHKDLQTVKTDTLTAIKTFDGSDSAEEDLKMPRRRGKVKKLDVCTVCGKIGNNISIYRHILRKHPEEAERRNWKGKPSKHVPVRVPCEKCGRYFERRDLRRHLKNYHSEKSEQRRQGALKDRDLPCTLCGTVLKNKSTLRSHMATVHVSEQIPCDVCGKKYKNKDYLRQHMYSHNTKKEHECQYCGEMFAVRTSLYHHRIKNHTKTNPTIPCEVCGHMFRSQTDLQRHKAKHTDERPFICEICGNSYKAKEDLRRHMLLHGPPKHNCQYCGKGFHQLSNMRIHYKVHSKEIAAATS from the exons ATGGATGTCCAGGTCAAGATAGAATGCAATGCAAAGGACACTAATCTTGATTTCACCCCTTCACAAAAATGTATTGACGATCCATCGTATAACTGCAGTGATTGTTCATGTGTGATTTCGTCTCATTCTACATTGTTGGACCTAAGTAGCCATTTAAAGAATGTCCACTCTTGTAACCATGTTATTATGGACTGTGATGAAGGGGTCGTCATTCCAATTGCTGCTATAATGTGGGCTGACATAGAAAAGCTCATTCAACTGAAGTGCAATGCGAGATGTAAAAGCCAAAACGGTGATATAAAACCTTTCCTGACAACAGTCTGCGACGTTCATATTTCACAGTCTAATGAAAAGTGTCAAATG GAGGACCAAAGCAACTATTTCTTTGATGAAAAAACTTTATCAAACGAGAAAGGGGTACAGAACCACAATGGAACCGACCAGGATCGCAGAAAACACAG CAAAGTTCATGAACCGGAAAAGAAATTCGAATGCGACATTTGTGGGTGTATGTTTAAAGcccaaaattatttgaatggCCATCGGAAAAGAGCACATTCTAATATGATCGTGGGAAAGGACAACTCCATGATTATGCAGAAAG GTGAAGTTAAAGGAAGTAAGTGTGCCAAAGAGGAACTACCCACTGACAAAAGTGCAGATATAGATGATAGGGAGCAGTATGATTCCGACACAGAtactgaatattttacaaagacgGGCAGCTCAGACATTTTGGATTTATCTAATCATAATGATATGAACGAGTCTAACACTAAGACCAGTTCTAATGCAATAGTTGACGTTAATGACCCTACTCGAGTGCAAAATAACCACAAAGATTTGCAAACTGTGAAGACTGATACATTAACGGCAATCAAAACTTTTGATGGCTCTGACAGCGCCGAAGAAGATCTTAAAATGCCACGTCGTAGAGGG AAAGTAAAGAAGCTGGATGTTTGCACCGTTTGTGGTAAAATAGGAAACAACATATCTATTTACAGACATATTTTAAGGAAACATCCA gAGGAAGCAGAAAGGCGAAACTGGAAGGGGAAACCAAGCAAACATGtg ccAGTAAGAGTACCGTGTGAGAAATGTGGTCGATACTTCGAACGCAGAGACTTAAGACGCCATCTGAAAAATTATCACTCG GAAAAATCTGAACAGAGACGGCAGGGTGCATTGAAG GATCGTGATCTTCCCTGCACGCTATGTGGAACTGTCTTGAAGAACAAAAGCACCTTAAGGAGTCATATGGCAACCGTCCATGTATCCGAGCAAATTCCCTGTGACGTATGCGGGAAGAAATATAAGAACAAAGACTACCTCAGGCAGCATAT GTACAGTCACAATACCAAGAAGGAGCATGAATGTCAATACTGTGGTGAAATGTTTGCAGTCCGCACATCGTTGTATCACCACAGAATAAAGAACCATACTAAAA ctaacccaaccATCCCATGTGAAGTATGTGGACACATGTTCCGTAGTCAAACCGATCTACAAAGACACAAAGCAAAACACACTGACGAACGACCTTTTATCTGCGAAATTTGTGGTAATTCTTACAAGGCCAAAGAGGACTTACGGAGACATATGCTGCTCCACGGGCCACCAAAACATAACTGCCAGTATTGTGGGAAGGGGTTTCACCAGTTGAGTAATATGCGAATTCATTATAAAGTACACAGTAAAGAGATTGCAGCTGCGACTTCCTGA